One genomic window of Choloepus didactylus isolate mChoDid1 chromosome 27, mChoDid1.pri, whole genome shotgun sequence includes the following:
- the CEACAM16 gene encoding carcinoembryonic antigen-related cell adhesion molecule 16 isoform X2 codes for MSLNRCSWLLLSATFLSTRAEISITPEPAQPAEGDNITLVVHGLSGELLAYSWYAGPVLSLAYLVASYIVSTGDEIPGPSHTGREAVSPDGSLDIRGALPSHSGTYILQTLNRQLQTEVGYGHLQVYEILAQPVVVANSTALVERRDTLRLACSSPSPAEVRWFFNGEALPIAIRLGLSPDGRELTRHGIRREEAGAYQCEVRNPVSASRSEPINLTVYFGPERVAVLQDSTTRTGCTIKVDFNTSLTLWCVSRSCPEPEYTWTFNGQALKNGQDHLNISGMTAAQEGTYTCIAKNSKTTLSGSASVVVKLSAAAVAMTIVPVPARPMEGQDVTLTVLGYPKDLLVYAWYRGPASEPNRLLSQLPSGNWIAGPAHTGREVGFTNCSLLVQKLNHTDAGRYTLKTVTLQGKTETLEVEMQVASLE; via the exons ATGTCGCTGAACAGGTGCAGCTGGCTCCTCCTCAGTG cCACGTTCCTGAGTACCAGGGCAGAAATTTCCATCACCCCTGAGCCTGCCCAACCAGCCGAGGGGGACAACATCACACTGGTGGTCCACGGGCTTTCGGGGGAGCTGCTGGCCTACAGCTGGTACGCGGGGCCCGTCCTCAGCCTGGCCTACCTGGTGGCCAGCTATATCGTGAGCACGGGCGACGAGATCCCAGGGCCGTCCCACACGGGGCGGGAGGCCGTGAGCCCCGACGGCAGCCTGGACATCCGGGGCGCCCTGCCCAGCCACTCGGGCACCTACATCCTGCAGACTCTCAACAGGCAATTGCAGACCGAGGTGGGCTACGGACACTTGCAGGTCTATG AGATCCTGGCCCAGCCGGTGGTCGTGGCCAACAGCACGGCGCTAGTGGAGCGCCGCGACACACTGCGTCTGGCGTGCAGCAGCCCCAGCCCCGCCGAGGTCCGCTGGTTCTTCAACGGCGAGGCCCTGCCCATTGCCATCCGCCTTGGCCTGTCCCCCGATGGCCGGGAGCTCACCCGACACGGCATCCgcagggaggaggctggggcctACCAGTGTGAAGTCCGGAACCCGGTCAGTGCCAGCCGCAGTGAGCCCATCAACCTGACCGTGTACT TTGGCCCAGAACGCGTGGCTGTCCTCCAGGATTCCACCACCCGCACGGGCTGCACCATCAAAGTGGACTTCAACACGTCCCTCACCCTGTGGTGCGTGTCCCGGTCCTGCCCGGAGCCTGAGTACACGTGGACCTTCAACGGGCAGGCTCTAAAGAACGGTCAAGATCACCTCAACATCAGCGGCATGACGGCAGCCCAGGAGGGCACGTACACTTGTATTGCTAAGAACTCCAAGACCACGCTCTCCGGATCTGCCTCGGTGGTGGTCAAGCTCTCTG CGGCAGCAGTTGCCATGACGATCGTGCCCGTGCCGGCCAGGCCGATGGAGGGCCAGGACGTGACCCTGACCGTGCTGGGCTACCCCAAGGACCTGCTGGTCTATGCCTGGTACCGCGGGCCCGCTTCCGAACCCAACCGGCTGCTCAGCCAGCTGCCGTCGGGGAACTGGATCGCCGGCCCCGCGCACACAGGCCGGGAGGTGGGCTTCACCAACTGCTCGCTGCTGGTGCAGAAGCTGAACCACACGGACGCCGGCCGCTACACCCTCAAGACCGTCACGCTGCAGGGCAAGACGGAGACACTGGAGGTGGAGATGCAGGTGGCCT CCCTGGAGTAG
- the CEACAM16 gene encoding carcinoembryonic antigen-related cell adhesion molecule 16 isoform X1: protein MSLNRCSWLLLSATFLSTRAEISITPEPAQPAEGDNITLVVHGLSGELLAYSWYAGPVLSLAYLVASYIVSTGDEIPGPSHTGREAVSPDGSLDIRGALPSHSGTYILQTLNRQLQTEVGYGHLQVYEILAQPVVVANSTALVERRDTLRLACSSPSPAEVRWFFNGEALPIAIRLGLSPDGRELTRHGIRREEAGAYQCEVRNPVSASRSEPINLTVYFGPERVAVLQDSTTRTGCTIKVDFNTSLTLWCVSRSCPEPEYTWTFNGQALKNGQDHLNISGMTAAQEGTYTCIAKNSKTTLSGSASVVVKLSAAAVAMTIVPVPARPMEGQDVTLTVLGYPKDLLVYAWYRGPASEPNRLLSQLPSGNWIAGPAHTGREVGFTNCSLLVQKLNHTDAGRYTLKTVTLQGKTETLEVEMQVAFNLPPSHEDQRHLSEPAPGTG from the exons ATGTCGCTGAACAGGTGCAGCTGGCTCCTCCTCAGTG cCACGTTCCTGAGTACCAGGGCAGAAATTTCCATCACCCCTGAGCCTGCCCAACCAGCCGAGGGGGACAACATCACACTGGTGGTCCACGGGCTTTCGGGGGAGCTGCTGGCCTACAGCTGGTACGCGGGGCCCGTCCTCAGCCTGGCCTACCTGGTGGCCAGCTATATCGTGAGCACGGGCGACGAGATCCCAGGGCCGTCCCACACGGGGCGGGAGGCCGTGAGCCCCGACGGCAGCCTGGACATCCGGGGCGCCCTGCCCAGCCACTCGGGCACCTACATCCTGCAGACTCTCAACAGGCAATTGCAGACCGAGGTGGGCTACGGACACTTGCAGGTCTATG AGATCCTGGCCCAGCCGGTGGTCGTGGCCAACAGCACGGCGCTAGTGGAGCGCCGCGACACACTGCGTCTGGCGTGCAGCAGCCCCAGCCCCGCCGAGGTCCGCTGGTTCTTCAACGGCGAGGCCCTGCCCATTGCCATCCGCCTTGGCCTGTCCCCCGATGGCCGGGAGCTCACCCGACACGGCATCCgcagggaggaggctggggcctACCAGTGTGAAGTCCGGAACCCGGTCAGTGCCAGCCGCAGTGAGCCCATCAACCTGACCGTGTACT TTGGCCCAGAACGCGTGGCTGTCCTCCAGGATTCCACCACCCGCACGGGCTGCACCATCAAAGTGGACTTCAACACGTCCCTCACCCTGTGGTGCGTGTCCCGGTCCTGCCCGGAGCCTGAGTACACGTGGACCTTCAACGGGCAGGCTCTAAAGAACGGTCAAGATCACCTCAACATCAGCGGCATGACGGCAGCCCAGGAGGGCACGTACACTTGTATTGCTAAGAACTCCAAGACCACGCTCTCCGGATCTGCCTCGGTGGTGGTCAAGCTCTCTG CGGCAGCAGTTGCCATGACGATCGTGCCCGTGCCGGCCAGGCCGATGGAGGGCCAGGACGTGACCCTGACCGTGCTGGGCTACCCCAAGGACCTGCTGGTCTATGCCTGGTACCGCGGGCCCGCTTCCGAACCCAACCGGCTGCTCAGCCAGCTGCCGTCGGGGAACTGGATCGCCGGCCCCGCGCACACAGGCCGGGAGGTGGGCTTCACCAACTGCTCGCTGCTGGTGCAGAAGCTGAACCACACGGACGCCGGCCGCTACACCCTCAAGACCGTCACGCTGCAGGGCAAGACGGAGACACTGGAGGTGGAGATGCAGGTGGCCT TCAACCTCCCTCCCTCGCACGAAGATCAGCGCCACCTTTCTGAACCTGCACCTGGCACAGGCTGA